A genomic region of Natronomonas salsuginis contains the following coding sequences:
- a CDS encoding dienelactone hydrolase family protein, whose amino-acid sequence MVDQPADSFTVPIDGVELEGDLALPADATGLVVFAHGSGSSRHSPRNAFVAEALRRHGLGTFLFDLLTEQEDRTYETRFDIDLLTTRLLGVTEWLRERTDTGGLHVGYFGSSTGAAAALRAAARLGEDVDAVVSRGGRVDLATEQLPAVTAATLFIVGGADADVLALNREGLDDLTCTKDLAVIEGAEHLFEGPGELEEVADLAAAWFAEHLS is encoded by the coding sequence ATGGTCGACCAGCCTGCGGACTCGTTCACGGTTCCGATCGACGGCGTCGAACTCGAAGGCGACCTCGCGCTCCCGGCGGACGCGACCGGCCTCGTCGTGTTCGCACACGGGAGCGGCAGTAGCCGGCACAGCCCGCGCAACGCGTTCGTCGCCGAGGCGCTCAGACGGCACGGTCTAGGCACGTTCCTGTTCGACCTGCTCACCGAACAGGAGGACCGGACGTACGAGACTCGCTTCGATATCGACCTCCTGACGACGCGGCTGCTCGGGGTGACCGAGTGGCTTCGCGAACGGACGGACACCGGCGGACTGCACGTCGGGTACTTCGGATCGAGCACCGGTGCGGCGGCGGCGCTCCGAGCGGCCGCCCGTCTCGGCGAGGACGTCGACGCGGTCGTCTCGCGCGGCGGGCGGGTGGACCTCGCCACCGAGCAGTTACCGGCGGTGACGGCGGCGACGCTGTTCATCGTTGGCGGCGCGGACGCGGACGTGTTGGCGCTCAACCGGGAGGGGTTGGACGATCTCACCTGCACGAAGGACCTCGCGGTGATCGAAGGGGCCGAGCACCTCTTCGAGGGCCCCGGAGAACTCGAGGAGGTGGCCGATCTCGCCGCCGCGTGGTTCGCCGAACACCTGTCGTGA
- a CDS encoding ferritin-like domain-containing protein, protein MSSDRVIELLRKGYSDEIETVMNYQTNAIVLDGVRAEEIKESLQQDIQEELGHAEQLGQRLKQLGARPPSSMEFTARQESLQPPAESTDVLAVINGVLDAEEDAIQTYRDLIDAAEETDDPVTEDLAVTILADEEAHRTEFRGFEKEY, encoded by the coding sequence ATGTCGTCCGACCGAGTTATCGAGTTGTTACGAAAGGGGTACAGCGACGAGATTGAGACAGTGATGAACTACCAGACGAACGCGATCGTCCTCGACGGCGTCCGCGCCGAGGAGATCAAAGAGAGCCTCCAACAGGACATCCAAGAGGAACTCGGCCACGCCGAACAGCTCGGCCAGCGCCTCAAACAGTTGGGCGCGCGCCCGCCGTCGTCGATGGAGTTCACCGCCAGACAGGAGTCGCTGCAGCCGCCGGCGGAATCGACGGATGTCCTCGCCGTGATCAACGGCGTTCTCGACGCCGAGGAGGACGCCATCCAGACCTACCGCGATCTCATCGATGCAGCCGAGGAGACGGACGATCCGGTCACCGAGGACCTCGCCGTCACGATACTCGCCGACGAGGAGGCCCATCGAACGGAGTTCCGCGGGTTCGAAAAAGAGTACTGA
- a CDS encoding Zn-ribbon domain-containing OB-fold protein, which yields MSDARNAGFDDFLDAVEAGEPYYLEGPEGDGWLPPRRIDPATGSDELTERPLPETGTIVTHTQTHVASPDFTGDAPYVVAVVDFGPVRVTGQLRGIDADEVDIGQSVGIAVGRSETTDERLVVFEPVD from the coding sequence ATGAGCGACGCCCGAAACGCGGGCTTCGACGACTTCCTCGACGCCGTCGAGGCGGGGGAGCCCTACTATCTCGAGGGCCCCGAGGGCGACGGCTGGCTGCCCCCCCGCCGGATCGACCCCGCGACCGGCAGCGACGAGCTGACCGAGCGACCGCTGCCCGAGACTGGGACGATCGTCACCCACACTCAGACGCACGTCGCCTCGCCGGACTTCACGGGCGACGCGCCGTACGTCGTCGCGGTCGTCGACTTTGGACCGGTGCGGGTCACCGGACAGCTCCGAGGGATCGACGCCGATGAGGTCGACATCGGCCAGTCGGTCGGGATCGCGGTCGGTCGCTCGGAGACGACCGATGAGCGACTCGTCGTCTTCGAACCGGTCGACTAG
- a CDS encoding ribose 1,5-bisphosphate isomerase, whose translation MSTPPEPHPNVRETAHRIAEMDVRGAAAIADAAAAALGVQAAESDADSSEAFQAALHAAARELHDTRPTAVSLPNALRYVLSGLDGGDGDVEALRRTVERRVARFQAGLDAAQDRLGGIGAGRFTDGDVVMTHCHSTDAIACIEHAVDSGVELEAVVKETRPRNQGHITARQLRELGVPVTLIVDNAAHRFMNDVDHLLVGADSIAADGSVINKIGTAGLAVSARDRGVPIIVAAQSIKLDPRTLTGAAVTIEERDPEEVIDAGTRAEIGEIGVANPAFDVTPPRHVDAIVTEHGQFPPESVVVLMRELFGNGISEPWESV comes from the coding sequence ATGAGCACTCCGCCCGAACCCCATCCGAACGTGCGCGAGACCGCCCACCGGATCGCCGAGATGGACGTTCGAGGCGCAGCCGCCATCGCCGACGCGGCCGCCGCGGCGCTGGGCGTACAGGCGGCCGAGAGCGACGCCGACTCGTCGGAGGCGTTCCAAGCAGCGCTGCACGCCGCGGCGCGGGAACTCCACGATACCCGTCCGACCGCCGTCAGCCTGCCGAACGCGCTCCGCTACGTGCTGTCGGGGCTCGACGGCGGGGACGGAGACGTCGAGGCGCTTCGCCGGACGGTCGAACGCCGCGTCGCGCGGTTTCAAGCGGGTCTCGACGCCGCGCAGGACCGCCTCGGCGGGATCGGCGCTGGTCGGTTCACCGACGGCGACGTGGTGATGACGCACTGTCACTCCACGGACGCGATCGCCTGTATCGAACACGCCGTCGACTCGGGCGTCGAACTGGAGGCCGTCGTCAAGGAGACGCGGCCTCGAAACCAGGGTCACATCACCGCCAGGCAACTGCGTGAACTCGGCGTGCCGGTGACGCTTATCGTCGACAACGCGGCCCACCGGTTTATGAACGACGTGGACCACCTGCTCGTCGGCGCGGACAGCATCGCGGCCGACGGCAGCGTGATCAACAAGATCGGGACCGCGGGGCTGGCCGTCTCGGCGCGTGATCGCGGCGTCCCGATCATCGTCGCCGCCCAGTCGATCAAACTCGATCCGCGGACCCTGACCGGCGCGGCCGTCACCATCGAAGAGCGCGATCCCGAGGAGGTGATCGACGCCGGGACGCGCGCGGAAATCGGCGAGATCGGGGTGGCGAACCCCGCCTTCGACGTCACGCCGCCGCGGCACGTCGACGCGATCGTCACCGAACACGGGCAGTTCCCGCCCGAGAGCGTCGTCGTGTTGATGCGCGAGCTGTTCGGCAACGGCATCTCCGAGCCGTGGGAAAGTGTATGA
- a CDS encoding type I 3-dehydroquinate dehydratase produces MSIPFDSFTLAASTADLGEEPAARDVADCVEFRMDLAAKSDEQLAAYDGDLPLLVTNRAEWEGGGAADEGRLDALGDALAHDAVGAIDVELEALDDNGRGDADAARSLVEAASDVDVAVVVSTHDFEATPPASELRDRLRRASEHGDVGKIAVTARDRGDALSVLSVTHELTEAGVRVATMAMGAVGSHTRAVAPVYGSKIGYAPVDPDAATAPGQYDLETLRTLVDRLSE; encoded by the coding sequence ATGTCGATCCCGTTCGATTCGTTCACCCTCGCCGCCTCGACGGCCGATCTCGGCGAGGAACCCGCCGCTCGCGACGTCGCAGATTGCGTGGAGTTCCGCATGGACCTCGCCGCGAAGTCGGACGAGCAACTGGCCGCCTACGACGGCGACCTCCCGCTTCTCGTGACGAACCGCGCCGAGTGGGAGGGCGGTGGGGCCGCCGACGAGGGCCGCCTCGACGCGCTCGGTGACGCCCTCGCCCACGATGCAGTCGGCGCGATCGACGTTGAACTCGAAGCGCTCGATGACAACGGTCGAGGGGACGCCGACGCGGCCCGATCGCTGGTCGAAGCCGCCTCGGATGTCGACGTCGCCGTCGTCGTCTCGACGCACGACTTCGAGGCGACGCCACCGGCGTCTGAGCTCCGAGACCGCCTCCGGCGGGCGAGCGAGCACGGCGACGTCGGCAAGATCGCCGTGACAGCCCGCGATCGTGGGGACGCCCTGTCGGTGCTGTCGGTCACGCACGAACTGACCGAAGCGGGCGTCCGGGTGGCGACGATGGCGATGGGCGCAGTGGGAAGTCACACGCGCGCGGTCGCCCCCGTCTACGGGTCGAAGATCGGCTACGCGCCGGTCGACCCAGACGCCGCGACTGCGCCGGGGCAGTACGACCTCGAAACGCTCAGGACGCTCGTCGACCGGCTCTCGGAGTGA
- the aglF gene encoding UTP--glucose-1-phosphate uridylyltransferase AglF, translating into MQAVVLAAGEGTRLRPLTEDKPKALVEVDGRPILSHCFDRLLELDADELLVVVGYKKEKIIDFYGDDYEGIPITYTHQREPKGLAHALLCVEEHVEDDFMLMLGDNVFEANLADVVNRQREERADAAFLVESVPWEEASRYGVCDTNDYGEITEVIEKPDEPPTNLVMTGFYTFTPAIFHACNLVQPSDRGELELSDAIDLLIHSGRTIDAIRMDGWRIDVGYPEDRDEAERRLQEGYEADPEVADAPLE; encoded by the coding sequence ATGCAAGCTGTCGTACTCGCCGCGGGGGAGGGGACGCGTCTCCGACCGCTGACCGAGGACAAACCGAAGGCGCTCGTCGAGGTGGACGGCCGCCCCATCCTGAGTCACTGCTTCGATCGGCTGCTCGAACTCGACGCCGACGAACTGCTCGTCGTCGTCGGCTACAAGAAAGAGAAGATCATCGACTTCTACGGCGACGACTACGAGGGCATCCCGATCACGTACACCCACCAGCGCGAGCCGAAGGGACTCGCCCACGCGCTGTTGTGCGTCGAAGAGCACGTCGAGGACGACTTCATGCTCATGCTCGGGGACAACGTCTTCGAGGCCAACCTCGCCGACGTGGTCAACCGCCAGCGCGAGGAGCGCGCCGACGCCGCCTTCCTCGTCGAGTCCGTCCCCTGGGAGGAGGCCTCCCGCTACGGTGTCTGCGACACCAACGACTACGGCGAGATCACGGAAGTGATCGAAAAACCCGACGAACCGCCGACGAACCTCGTGATGACGGGCTTTTACACGTTCACGCCCGCGATCTTTCACGCCTGTAACCTCGTCCAGCCCTCCGATCGCGGCGAGCTCGAACTCTCGGACGCGATCGATCTGTTGATCCACTCCGGACGGACGATCGACGCCATCCGGATGGACGGGTGGCGAATCGACGTCGGGTATCCCGAGGACCGCGACGAAGCCGAACGGCGGCTCCAGGAGGGCTACGAGGCAGATCCCGAGGTCGCCGACGCGCCGTTGGAGTAA
- a CDS encoding thiolase domain-containing protein, which yields MSDVYVAGVGMTPFGSSSERTARDLFAQAAAKAFADASVAPDAVEELFYGNYMGEFAETQGHQGPLMAEAAGVSAPATRVESACASSGAAVRYGVNHVRSGQADVVLVGGAERMTNISTAEGTRALSAAADALWEISAGVTFPGAYSLMANSYFEQFGGTREDLAHIAVKNHANAVENDLAQFQRAIDVEDVLTAPDISSPFGLYDCSPMSDGASAAVLVSEAFAERAGLDPSVAITGVGQGSDSLALQDRDSISETPAAVEAGRKAYEDAGIGPEDVDVAEVHDCFTIAEVIALESLGFYEPGEAISAARHGETTIDGELPVNLSGGLKAKGHPVGATGGAQISELTKLLRGDHVNSDAVEDATVGLTHNAGGTVASCVVHVLEVRE from the coding sequence ATGAGCGACGTGTACGTCGCCGGCGTCGGCATGACGCCTTTCGGCTCGTCGTCCGAGCGCACCGCGCGCGACCTGTTCGCGCAGGCGGCCGCCAAGGCGTTCGCGGACGCGAGCGTCGCGCCCGACGCCGTCGAGGAGCTGTTCTACGGCAACTACATGGGCGAGTTCGCCGAGACGCAGGGCCATCAGGGGCCGCTGATGGCCGAGGCCGCGGGCGTTTCCGCGCCGGCGACGCGCGTCGAAAGCGCCTGCGCGTCCAGCGGCGCCGCGGTCCGATACGGCGTCAACCACGTCCGGAGCGGGCAGGCCGACGTCGTCCTCGTGGGCGGCGCAGAGCGCATGACGAACATCTCGACGGCCGAGGGAACACGGGCGCTCTCGGCGGCCGCAGACGCGCTGTGGGAGATCAGCGCCGGGGTGACGTTCCCGGGCGCGTACTCGCTCATGGCGAACAGCTACTTCGAGCAGTTCGGCGGCACGCGCGAGGACCTCGCGCACATCGCGGTGAAGAACCACGCGAACGCCGTCGAGAACGACCTCGCGCAGTTCCAGCGGGCGATCGACGTCGAGGACGTGCTCACCGCCCCCGACATCAGTTCGCCGTTCGGGCTGTACGACTGCTCACCAATGAGCGACGGCGCGAGCGCGGCCGTGCTGGTGAGCGAGGCGTTCGCCGAGCGCGCGGGCCTCGATCCGTCCGTGGCGATCACGGGCGTGGGGCAGGGGAGCGACAGCCTCGCGCTGCAGGACCGCGACTCGATTTCCGAGACTCCGGCCGCGGTCGAGGCGGGCCGAAAGGCGTACGAGGACGCCGGGATCGGCCCCGAGGACGTCGACGTCGCCGAGGTCCACGACTGCTTTACGATCGCCGAGGTGATCGCGCTGGAGTCGCTCGGCTTCTACGAGCCGGGCGAAGCGATCTCTGCGGCCCGACACGGCGAGACGACGATCGACGGGGAGCTGCCGGTGAACCTCTCGGGCGGCCTGAAGGCGAAGGGCCACCCCGTCGGCGCGACCGGCGGCGCGCAGATCTCGGAGCTAACGAAGCTCCTGCGCGGCGACCACGTCAACAGCGACGCCGTCGAGGACGCGACCGTCGGCCTGACCCACAACGCGGGTGGGACGGTCGCGAGCTGTGTCGTCCACGTGTTGGAGGTCCGAGAATGA
- a CDS encoding RidA family protein — protein sequence MTDEIINPGELFDATEFGFSQARERNGVLHLSGQIGVDSELRVAGDDVESQARKAFENLGVALEAAGKGYDDVGKVVTYMVDLEDNVGGYREPWSEVFDKPYPCHTLVGVDQLSPIADGELLVELDVEAVLDE from the coding sequence ATGACGGACGAGATCATAAACCCAGGCGAACTGTTCGATGCGACCGAATTCGGCTTCAGCCAAGCGAGAGAACGGAACGGGGTGCTACACCTTTCCGGGCAGATCGGCGTCGATTCGGAGCTACGGGTGGCCGGTGACGACGTCGAATCACAGGCACGGAAGGCGTTCGAGAATCTCGGCGTCGCGCTCGAGGCGGCCGGAAAGGGGTACGACGACGTCGGCAAAGTCGTGACGTACATGGTCGACCTAGAAGACAACGTCGGGGGCTACCGGGAGCCGTGGAGCGAGGTGTTCGACAAGCCCTACCCGTGTCACACCCTCGTCGGCGTCGACCAGCTCAGCCCCATCGCCGACGGCGAACTGCTGGTCGAACTCGACGTCGAAGCCGTACTGGATGAGTGA
- a CDS encoding undecaprenyl-diphosphate phosphatase gives MNRAELLFAVLVGLVQGIVEWLPISSQGNVSIVATLVTDIDPAVAVDLALFVQLGTICSSSIYYREDIATALRSVPDWRPRRAYSERNAETTFIVLASAATGLVGIPLYLTLREAVSGLAGGLFIAVIGALLVGTGLLQRASEAVDLQLKETPTLFDTLLVGGLQGLTILPGISRSGTTVSALLLRGYEGSSSLRLSFLLSIPASLGAATLVVVSGDGLPGISPLVAVVALATSAVVGYLTIDALMRIVERVAFWLVCVGLGGLAVVGGLALL, from the coding sequence GTGAACCGCGCCGAACTCCTCTTTGCGGTGCTCGTCGGCCTCGTTCAGGGCATCGTCGAGTGGCTACCGATCTCCAGCCAGGGGAACGTCTCGATCGTCGCCACGCTGGTCACCGACATCGATCCCGCGGTTGCGGTCGACCTCGCGCTGTTCGTCCAGCTCGGGACGATCTGCTCGTCGTCGATCTACTACCGCGAGGACATCGCGACCGCCCTCCGATCGGTCCCCGACTGGCGGCCGCGAAGGGCCTACAGCGAGCGCAACGCCGAGACGACGTTCATCGTCCTCGCAAGCGCCGCGACCGGCCTCGTCGGCATTCCGCTGTACCTCACGCTCCGGGAGGCGGTGTCGGGGCTCGCCGGCGGGCTGTTCATCGCGGTGATCGGCGCACTCTTGGTCGGCACTGGACTCCTCCAGCGCGCGAGCGAAGCCGTCGACCTCCAACTGAAAGAGACGCCGACGCTCTTCGATACGCTGCTCGTCGGCGGGCTCCAGGGGCTGACGATCCTTCCGGGAATCTCGCGATCCGGGACGACGGTCAGCGCCCTGTTGCTCCGCGGCTACGAGGGGTCCTCGTCGCTTCGGCTGTCGTTTCTGCTCTCGATCCCGGCGAGCCTGGGCGCGGCGACGCTCGTCGTCGTGAGCGGCGACGGACTCCCCGGGATCTCCCCGCTCGTCGCGGTCGTCGCCCTCGCCACCAGCGCCGTCGTCGGCTACCTCACCATCGACGCGCTGATGCGAATCGTCGAGCGCGTCGCCTTCTGGCTCGTCTGCGTCGGTCTGGGTGGCCTCGCCGTGGTCGGCGGGCTCGCCCTCCTGTAA
- a CDS encoding flippase-like domain-containing protein, whose amino-acid sequence MTDREVSVVLPAYDEAATIEETVATTVAALKAFLPDGAFEVLIAEDGCTDRTPEIAAELAEVDNRIRHFHSDDRLGRGGALERAFEASDGDVLVYFDTDLATDLSYLGALVESIRSEGYDVATGSRRVPGRKQRRDPERGVASTGYNSLVRLVLRSSLYDHQCGFKAFDRDALFELLETVEDDHWFWDTEVLVRAQRAGYAVKEFPVEWEPKGDTKVDLIRDVVGMGSQIARLWWQLSVRPRIDRRTTMAAGTVLTVVALALMTLYLDPTEVLAAIGEANPRLVAIAAGVYILSWPLRGLRYRDILAELGYRGDVGFLTGAIFISQTGNLVVPARGGDAIRAYIVKARREIPYPSGFASLAIERVFDLLTIAVLAGGTLVALAAAGVDVTALRTAEASGEIGESGRTAVVVAAGVGGAAVAAVALIALTARSNRNLVRAGLARLSDDSYVEYVASVVERFVGDVQTIAEDRRAFAVVGASSLVIWGIDILTAIVVFAAFGVDLPTWLLVAVGFFAVAVGNLAKVLPLSPGGIGLYEGAFTLIVVALTPIAWPTALAAAVVDHALKNIATVVGGVGSMLRFNVSLTTAVEESTEIERESALRE is encoded by the coding sequence ATGACCGACCGGGAGGTGAGCGTCGTGTTGCCCGCCTACGACGAAGCGGCGACCATCGAGGAGACGGTCGCGACGACCGTCGCGGCGCTCAAGGCGTTTCTCCCGGACGGCGCGTTCGAAGTGTTGATCGCCGAAGACGGCTGCACGGATCGAACGCCCGAAATCGCCGCCGAACTGGCCGAGGTCGACAACCGGATTCGACACTTTCACAGCGACGATCGACTCGGTCGCGGCGGGGCCTTAGAGCGCGCCTTCGAGGCGAGCGACGGCGATGTGCTCGTCTACTTCGACACCGATCTCGCCACGGATCTCTCGTATCTCGGAGCGCTCGTCGAGTCGATCCGCTCGGAGGGCTACGACGTCGCCACCGGGTCGCGGCGGGTCCCGGGGCGGAAACAGCGCCGCGATCCGGAGCGAGGGGTCGCCTCGACGGGTTACAACTCGCTCGTCCGGCTGGTCCTCCGGTCGTCGCTGTACGACCACCAGTGCGGGTTCAAGGCGTTCGACCGCGACGCGCTCTTCGAACTGCTCGAAACCGTTGAGGACGACCACTGGTTCTGGGACACCGAGGTGCTCGTTCGCGCCCAACGAGCGGGCTACGCGGTCAAGGAATTCCCCGTCGAGTGGGAACCGAAGGGCGACACGAAGGTCGATCTGATCCGCGACGTCGTCGGGATGGGGAGTCAGATCGCCCGGCTGTGGTGGCAGCTGTCGGTTCGGCCGCGGATCGACCGGCGGACGACGATGGCGGCCGGCACGGTGTTGACCGTCGTCGCGCTCGCGCTGATGACGCTGTATCTCGATCCGACCGAAGTCCTCGCGGCGATCGGCGAGGCGAATCCGCGGCTCGTCGCGATCGCCGCGGGCGTCTACATCCTCTCGTGGCCGCTACGGGGGCTCCGGTACCGGGACATCCTCGCGGAGCTCGGCTACCGCGGCGACGTGGGCTTTCTCACCGGCGCGATATTTATCAGCCAGACCGGCAACCTCGTGGTGCCGGCCCGCGGCGGCGACGCTATTCGGGCGTACATCGTGAAGGCACGGCGGGAGATTCCGTACCCCTCGGGCTTCGCCTCGCTCGCCATCGAACGGGTGTTCGACCTGTTGACGATCGCGGTGCTGGCCGGCGGGACCCTCGTGGCGCTGGCCGCGGCCGGGGTCGACGTGACGGCGCTCCGGACGGCCGAAGCGAGCGGCGAGATCGGCGAGAGCGGCCGGACCGCGGTCGTCGTCGCGGCCGGCGTCGGCGGGGCGGCGGTGGCCGCCGTCGCGCTCATCGCGCTCACCGCCCGCTCGAATCGGAACCTCGTTCGGGCCGGGCTGGCTCGGCTGAGCGACGACTCCTACGTCGAGTACGTTGCGAGCGTCGTCGAGCGGTTCGTCGGCGACGTGCAGACGATCGCGGAGGACCGCCGGGCGTTCGCCGTCGTCGGCGCGTCGAGCCTCGTCATCTGGGGGATCGACATCCTGACCGCGATCGTCGTCTTCGCCGCCTTCGGCGTCGACCTCCCGACCTGGCTCCTCGTGGCAGTCGGCTTCTTCGCCGTCGCCGTCGGCAACCTCGCGAAGGTGTTGCCGCTCTCGCCGGGCGGGATCGGCCTCTACGAGGGGGCGTTCACCCTCATCGTGGTCGCGCTCACGCCGATCGCGTGGCCGACGGCGCTCGCGGCGGCCGTCGTCGATCACGCCCTCAAAAACATCGCCACCGTCGTCGGCGGGGTCGGCTCGATGCTCCGGTTCAACGTCTCCTTGACGACGGCCGTCGAGGAGTCGACGGAGATCGAGCGCGAGTCCGCGCTCAGAGAGTGA
- a CDS encoding phosphoribosylaminoimidazolesuccinocarboxamide synthase, producing MTSVKEFRVEEPATADSLGVGAFVFTDDYSVFDWGKMPDAIPNKGASLCAMGAANFERLEVEGVPTHYRGVVSSGEVVDFDSVVAPPREMAIDLTRVPELPHEGREYNYNAYHEAAGDNYLIPLEIVFRNTVPVGSSLRSRGEPSEFGLDEETWPDEPVDLPEPVVEFSTKYEESDRYLSRENADFIAGKADIDDLESVAREVNRIVTRTAADAGLKHEDGKIECLYFDGEIRVADVVGTFDENRFSHDGQQLSKEVLRQHHKRTQPEWVEAVGEAKARAKAEDIADWRELCAVDPQPLPRHVVDAAREMYTAGTNAYIGRELFSAPSLEEAVEAIRTL from the coding sequence ATGACGAGTGTCAAGGAGTTCCGCGTCGAGGAGCCCGCGACGGCCGATTCGCTCGGGGTCGGCGCGTTCGTCTTCACCGACGACTACTCCGTGTTCGACTGGGGCAAGATGCCCGACGCGATTCCGAACAAGGGAGCGTCGCTGTGCGCGATGGGCGCGGCGAACTTCGAGCGACTGGAGGTCGAGGGCGTCCCGACCCACTACCGCGGCGTCGTCAGCAGCGGCGAGGTCGTCGACTTCGATTCGGTCGTCGCCCCGCCGCGGGAGATGGCGATCGATCTTACTCGGGTGCCGGAGCTCCCGCACGAGGGCCGCGAATACAACTACAACGCCTACCACGAGGCGGCGGGGGACAACTACCTGATCCCCCTCGAAATCGTCTTCAGAAACACCGTCCCGGTCGGCTCGTCGCTCCGTTCGCGGGGCGAACCGAGCGAGTTCGGCCTCGACGAGGAGACCTGGCCGGACGAACCGGTCGACCTCCCCGAACCGGTCGTCGAGTTCTCGACGAAGTACGAGGAGTCGGATCGGTATCTCTCGCGGGAGAACGCCGACTTCATCGCGGGGAAAGCCGACATCGACGACCTCGAATCGGTCGCCCGCGAGGTCAATCGGATCGTCACCCGGACGGCCGCCGACGCCGGGCTCAAACACGAGGACGGCAAGATCGAGTGTCTCTATTTCGACGGCGAGATCCGCGTGGCCGACGTCGTCGGCACGTTCGACGAGAACCGGTTTTCCCACGACGGTCAACAGCTCTCGAAGGAGGTCCTCAGGCAGCATCACAAGCGCACTCAGCCGGAGTGGGTCGAGGCGGTCGGAGAGGCCAAGGCGCGAGCGAAGGCCGAAGACATCGCCGACTGGCGCGAGCTGTGCGCGGTCGATCCGCAACCCCTTCCGAGACACGTCGTCGACGCCGCACGCGAGATGTACACGGCTGGGACGAACGCATACATCGGACGCGAACTGTTCAGCGCGCCCTCGCTGGAGGAGGCGGTCGAGGCGATCCGAACCCTCTAG